One Watersipora subatra chromosome 4, tzWatSuba1.1, whole genome shotgun sequence genomic window carries:
- the LOC137392802 gene encoding zinc finger TRAF-type-containing protein 1-A-like encodes MMADLGLSTSTSSSDIAGSGSNELLTTEDENQNESCEPCPKKSKIQEPVASSVCLEERLNGILCCTVCLDLPTVAVFQCMNGHLMCAGCHAHLLADSRLRDENATCPNCRCDIKETSCVRNLAVEKALSELPTECLFCQNKFPRNQIAHHQNSICKERITGCRYERIGCTWRGPFHELHGHESECAHPIKTGRELIDVITAIDAKSYGESTLYRNIFDLLSFQKIAQSDPQLKPYRSDDFVTKLFYESARFSAFGSQWVMKATVSEDVKDPSLISDRHINFSLILKSRVSSPLDIHYLVLRGPHSNYKIKPAIYRHEFTHDTTEAPSKRLMVEDSIECNRILSHRVINLRVLMFQVSKD; translated from the exons ATGATGGCTGACCTTGGTTTGTCAACATCAACCTCTTCGAGTGATATAGCAGGAAGTGGCAGCAACGAACTACTCACTACAGAAGATGAAAACCAAAATGAAAGTTGTGAACCTTGTCCAAAGAAAAGCAAAATTCAAGAGCCTGTGGCCAGCAGTGTGTGCCTGGAAGAAAGATTAAATGGAATCTTATGTTGTACAGTGTGCTTAGACCTTCCAACTGTGGCAGTATTCCAG TGCATGAATGGACATTTAATGTGCGCTGGATGTCATGCCCACCTCTTAGCTGATAGCCGACTGAGAGATGAAAATGCTACCTGCCCCAACTGTCGATGTGACATCAAAGAAACTAGCTGTGTAAGAAACCTGGCAGTAGAGAAAGCTTTGAGTGAGCTACCAACGGAATGCCTGTTTTGTCAGAACAAGTTTCCTAGAAACCAAATAGCGCACCATCAGAACTCGATATGCAAGGAAAG AATCACAGGCTGCAGATATGAACGGATTGGTTGCACCTGGCGGGGACCTTTCCACGAGTTACATGGACATGAATCGGAGTGTGCGCATCCTATCAAAACCGGGAGAGAGCTTATCGACGTCATAACAGCAATCGATGCCAAAAGCTATGGAGAGTCGACATTGTATAGAAACATTTTTGATCTTCTATCATTCCAGAAAATTGCTCAGTCAG ATCCTCAGCTGAAGCCTTACCGCAGCGATGACTTCGTCACCAAACTCTTCTACGAGTCTGCCAGATTTTCGGCTTTTGGCTCGCAATGGGTCATGAAAGCCACAGTAAGCGAAGATGTCAAGGATCCCTCATTGATCTCTGACCGGCACATTAATTTCTCCTTGATTCTAAAGAGTAGAGTGAGCTCCCCACTCGATATCCACTACCTGGTTCTTCGTGGCCCTCACTCTAATTATAAGATCAAACCAGCCATATATAGACACGAGTTCACTCACGATACTACTGAAGCGCCGAGCAAACGACTCATGGTTGAAGACTCAATAGAGTGTAACAGAATTTTGTCTCATAGAGTTATCAATCTTAGAGTGCTCATGTTTCAGGTATCAAAAGATTAA